A genomic segment from Cygnus atratus isolate AKBS03 ecotype Queensland, Australia chromosome 9, CAtr_DNAZoo_HiC_assembly, whole genome shotgun sequence encodes:
- the RNF7 gene encoding RING-box protein 2 isoform X1 — protein MADVEDGDEPGAPLPHPGSSGSKAGGPDKMFSLKKWNAVAMWSWDVECDTCAICRVQVMDACLRCQAENKQEDCVVVWGECNHSFHNCCMSLWVKQNNRCPLCQQDWVVQRIGK, from the exons ATGGCCGACGTGGAGGACGGGGACGAGCCGGGCGCCCCCCTCCCGCACCCGGGCTCCTCAGGCTCCAAGGCGGGCGGCCCCGACAAGATGTTCTCGCTGAAGAAGTGGAACGCCGTGGCCATGTGGAGCTGGGACGTGGAGTGCGACACCTGCGCCATTTGCCGGGTGCAGGTCATGG ATGCCTGTCTTAGATGtcaagctgaaaacaaacaagaagattGTGTTG tggTTTGGGGAGAATGCAATCATTCCTTCCACAATTGCTGCATGTCCTTGTGGGTGAAACAGAATAATCGCTGCCCCCTCTGCCAGCAGGACTGGGTAGTCCAGAGAATAGGCAAATAA
- the RNF7 gene encoding RING-box protein 2 isoform X2, translated as MADVEDGDEPGAPLPHPGSSGSKAGGPDKMFSLKKWNAVAMWSWDVECDTCAICRVQMPVLDVKLKTNKKIVLWFGENAIIPSTIAACPCG; from the exons ATGGCCGACGTGGAGGACGGGGACGAGCCGGGCGCCCCCCTCCCGCACCCGGGCTCCTCAGGCTCCAAGGCGGGCGGCCCCGACAAGATGTTCTCGCTGAAGAAGTGGAACGCCGTGGCCATGTGGAGCTGGGACGTGGAGTGCGACACCTGCGCCATTTGCCGGGTGCAG ATGCCTGTCTTAGATGtcaagctgaaaacaaacaagaagattGTGTTG tggTTTGGGGAGAATGCAATCATTCCTTCCACAATTGCTGCATGTCCTTGTGGGTGA